The Oncorhynchus nerka isolate Pitt River linkage group LG15, Oner_Uvic_2.0, whole genome shotgun sequence genome contains the following window.
CAGAAAGTCTGCGTCAATGTTTACCTTTCCAGGACGCTACTTCAGTGTGCGATTGAAGTCTGACCGCTCCGCCACCCAGTGATGACCGGTGGCATTCAGTCTCGCTGTAGTTAGTACCTAAGTCAAGGGGCTATTATCCCTGTACACTGTCACAGAGCGAACATAAAATAGGTCATCTCGGAACTGCTTAGTCGTTGCCCATTTTAGGGCCAAGAATTCCAGTGAAGGTGATGGTTTCTCTCTGCTTGTGTGATAGTGCAGGAGCAATATCCAATGAATCAGTTTGCCACTTTGTCGTTGGTATAACACACCTCCCAATCCCTCTTCAGAGGCATCAATGTGCAGGATAAAAGGGTCCTTGAAATCTGGGTAAGCAAGCACAGGTGGATTAGTCAACACACTCACCAAGTGTTCTAATGCTCTCTGGTGGGCATCCTCCCATATAACTTTCTGATGGGGGCAGAGCCTGTCCCGACAGCATAGCTATCTAGGTCCTTCACTTCCCAGATGCTGGGGTCTCCAACTTCACTGCTAGTAAGTCATAGAGACATTTTGCATGTTGTGAGAAGTTCTTACTTTTAGCCCATGTAGTACCCTAGAAACCCCAGTAGTTTCCCCAGCTCTCTCACATGTTTCCCAGTTCTTGCACTGCTACAATTGATTTAGTATCCATTCTGTAACCATTAGTATAAATTATTTTTCCTAAATATTGGACCTCATTCTTGAATAGGTCACACTTATCAGCCCTGAGTTTAATACCCCATTGATTTTGCTGCCTGAGTACGTAAAGGAAAATCTTCCAAATGTTGAAGAAAATAACAAAAAATAAGCACATCATCCAAATATGGTATACAGATCTCTTATACCCTCTAAACTTTCCTCCATGCTTCGTTGGAAGACAGAGGGACTGTTTGATAAGCCAAAGGGAATTCTGTTCCATTGACATAAGGCCCAAGGAGCAGTGTATCTTCTGGACTCCTCTCCCACAAGGCCTTGATGGTATGCCTATCCTTTAAAACGGTAAACCATGAGTTCCTTCCTAAACCATCAAGTATTTCCTGTATACGGGGTATGGAATGCCTGTCTAGAACAGTCTTCTTTTTCAATCCCCTGTTATCAACACAAGGTCTTAAACACCCATCCTTTTCCGTACACAGACCAGAGGTGATGGTAATGACGATGTTGACATCCTGATGAAGTTTATATTCAGGAGCCCCTGGAGTTGGCTTTTCACCTCAGCATACAAGGGGCGTGGCACACCATTGAACCTCTGCCACTGGTATGTTTTCAGTCAAGGTTATCGGCATTTGGAGATTTTCAATGCACCCTATGTCCTTGGCATCTTAGGCAAAAATGGCTGATTCCTATCTGAGCATCTGTTTGACTAATTCTTGTTGTTCTTGGCTCAAGTGCTGTACATTTACAGGTGTGTCCCACCACTCTATGTGACTGGTGTCAGGGCCAGGCTCCAGTGGGATCTGTCATGAGTCTGTGCTACAGTAACCTTTTCTCCACTGGGCACAGGAACTGGGTGACACGCTACCACTCTCTGTAAGGTTCCTATCCCTGTTTGTCATGTTTGGTAGTATTCACTACTGCAATGTCAACTTTTCAAGATGGGCAATTTGATGTTTTCATGACTTGACTTTGTAGGTCCAGGCCCCAGATCACTCTCACGTCTGGTTCAAATAACACAATTTCATCATTGAAGGGGGCCTCTCTTGGGATACAGGGACGAATCCATTTAATTTGACAATGTCACGTCTGCATGATGTAAGCAGGCATTCCTCTGTGTACTCGGAGTTCTGATGCAGATTGAATAGAGTCTTTGTAGCAATGCTGGCAAGTCTGTTGACCAGTCCATAACAACTTttgcattttttttctctctgttgGTTGTATTTGATTTTCTATTGGAGCGATTTCTGTTGAACTGTCACCCTGTCCCTGTACTGACTGTGCTAATGATGCTACCTGACAGGTCAGTTCTTTGATTGCTTCATTGCTCGCATCAATTTTACTCAGGAGGGGattgtatttattttgtttttgGACAGTGGTCTGTGGGGGCTCTGCCTGCATTAACTCATATGGGTGTGAACTTACGTGAAATCCTGGCCTTTTGCATGCGTTCGGTTTCATTGCCCTTGGCCATTTGCATTTTCTCAAGCAACAGTTCATCACTGGTGTTAATATTCTGGAGATGCTCATCTCTGCCCTGATGTTACCATTTGTTAATCCAATGACAATGGCCTGCAGGCATTGGCTCTTGACTAACTGTGCCATATTCCACTGGGCACGAGCTGAGGCTGATCACACTTTCTGTCTCCTGTCGAAGACTCGGACTAGGAAGTCCAGGGCAGACTCTCCTGGCTCTTGTGTTGCATCCTTCTCTGCATAATGTGTCCTCAAGATGTGCCCTAGAGTGTAGAGTGTCATGTCTGTTTTTCCCTCCAGATAACTCCTCATCTTAAGACCTGGGCTCACAGCTTTGATTACTGCTTCTATCATTTCAAATTCACTGTATCCTTTTCTCAGTCCATTTTCAATCTGATGTTCTAGGCTGTTGAAGCTGAGTTGAGGAGGCCCTCCCACCTCTTTTCGTCCTGCCGCAGCTCCTTTCTCTCCGCTGGGTTCACTGTCCATTTGCGTCATTGGCACTGATTGGCTGGAACTTGTCGGCAGACCTTTCGCAGCATCCTCCGAGTCCGATATTCTTTTGATTTATTCTTTCGGTTGAAGCTACCAAGACATTCCCTCATCCTCTGATTCCATTAAATCCTCATTCTCACAGTAATCCTCAATCAGTTTGCGCAGTAATGTGCAATGGCTCTTTCCTTTTACTTCAGAGTCATCTACACCTCTTATTCGACAACAACAATTGTCTTCACTTAAAGTCCATAAACTCTGTTCGATTTGATCCAACAACGTTTCCCTCTCAACTCATATTGTCCTACTCACGTGGCAACAACAACAATGCAGGCAATGGCAAGATAGCTCCAATCCGTTTGGTGGTCAGcccgctaacgttagctggctagctactctCCCAACGTCTCTCACTCGTTGTCCGTTCAAAGAATATGGGCCGGTGCTAACATGAAAATAAATCTCAGCAGTGCCTCCAAATGTATTCCCTTTCTATGAGATTATAATATTGTTTTCTTTATTTCCCCATGGGCTTCATCCGAGTACCCCCTAGTGGCTGGAATAAAACCATATTAAGCCCTTTACACTTACCTCCATGCCATTTATTttcccatttattttttatccccaGTCTTTGCCAATGTCAAGCATATCCATACCATGATGTAGCTACCATCACtgaggcagttactcagtgatgtgtttgttgtgttggatttgcaccaaacatttttttttgcagtattactctagtgccttgtggcatattttggaaCAGTTTTATTCTGTATATTTGCATTATTCTTGAATCTTTCCACTCTGCCATTTAGGTCATAATTTCCTCCCATTACAGCCAatgaactctgtagctgttttaaaatcaccaatggcctcatggtgacatccctgaACAGGTTTCTTcttgtcctgcagctcagttcagaaggttgactgtatctttgatgtgtctgggggGTTTAATACATCctccacagcataattattaacttgaccatgcttaaagtgatattcaatgtctgatatatttattgttacccatctaccaatcactaaccttctttatgaggctttgAAAAtcaccctggtctttgtagttgaatctgtgctttaAATTCAATACTtgaatgagggaccttacagattgtAAGggtttcctgtggtgaaggagaagcggaccaaaatgcagcgtggtggttattcatgttctttaatcaaggaactagacatgaaataactagcaaaacaataaatgtgcgaaaacctaaacagtcctatctggtgcaaacacagagacaggaacaatcacccacaaacacacagtgaaacccaggctaccgaagtatgattctcaatcagagacaactaatgacacctgcctctgattgagaaccatactaggccgaaacatagaaatacccaaaacctagaaaaacaaatatagactgcccacccaactcacgccctgaccatactaaataaatacaaaagaaagtaaataaaggtcagaacgtgacacagatgctgtatgtatgggggacagaggcaggggtagtcattcaaaaatcatgtcaacccctaTTTTTTTCACACAGTGActccatgtaacttattatgtgatttgttaaggaACATTCTACTCCTGAACTAAGCGCTGTATTTAATCTGTAATGCTGAACCATTACAGATTCCGCAATAGATATGAACAGGTAATTTTATGATTGAGCCGACATGCAACTTTTACTGTAAATGTAGTCTACTCTAAAGCCTTTAAATGTCACTCACGCTGTAACGCTGAACTTCCGCGATGTGTATTGAATAAAGCCCTAATTTAGTcttgcctaaacaaagggggGAATGCTTATGCAACTACTATATTTGAGTTATTTAACAATTGTACATTTGTACAAGTATGTGTAACTTGCTGTTCACttggacattatggagtattttgcGTAGATCAATGACAAAAAAATCACAACAAAtctatttcaatcccactttataacgcaacaaaatgtgaagaaatccaaggggtttTTGATTCCTGACCTactattttctctccctctccccctctcccctcttcctgtgTGGGGTTCAGGAAGAGCTGGAGTCCCTGGCTCTGAGCAGCATCATGGAGCTAAAGGCTGTGATGGACAGCTGTGTGTACAACTCCCTGCTGACTGCGACCGTCAAGGACCACAGCAAGAGGACCACCAGTGTCTTCATTTTCCAGTGTGAGGACCTCAGGGTGAGGAGAATGTTATGCATCCATGAACCTGTCTCCAGACTGTATTAGGACCATTATGTTTCTCTCATGTTTCAAAATGGCTGTGCAAATGGAtgttagtgatttatttcagGCCGATTTCATAAAACGGGACCTAGAGAGAGTGCTCCCTCACCAGAGAGATGACGTTAACAATCACAGCAACAACAGGTAAcaacaaaacagtccaaaacaACAACAGTGCGTTTAAAACGGTGTAGCTTACCTTAGTATGTGCTCATTTTCTTTGGGTAACCCTCTTTTTATCTCTAGCAGGAGCAATCTGGAAGTTATGGCTGGCCATCAAATTGTTAGGAATCTTCAGAATGCTGACCCACCTACTGAGCAGAGAGAATGGACTCCTCCCGAAGATCCCTCAGCTCAATGGAGCGCTCCGGACTATGGTAAAACAATGGCATACTCCAACCCAAAGTAGTTATAGGAAACCATTGATCAAGAGGACTGTAACTTGTGAGGTCCGAAGGGCTTGCCTAGATCACTGTAAAAAAAACGGAGACTATTAGCTCAAGGGTTTGTTTCCTGTGTTAATGACAGATAAATAGCTTTAGTCAAGGTTTGGTCAAATATCTTGAAAACAATAAATACTGTATTTCTAAATCTATGGGAAGTGGGAAACCAACCTGTTTCACTCCTATGTGTTCAATAGatgaagatcctacacctgtacctACGCCTACACCGCCCATGCCCAGAGAAGAGCCCCTCCCTCCCAGGAAGGAAACCCCAGTTCAACACCTCTTTATGGAGGAGGAGCCTGAGCCTGAGCCAGCCCTTGTCTCTCCTCCACGCCCATACACAGAGACTAATAGGAATGTGGTCAGTGCTCTGCCTCTatcattatattattaatgttagcagTACTGTGGATGAtagcttaaaggggcaatcagcagttgaaacaataacaatgcATTTGTCCTGCCACTGTTCCTGTAAAAAGCTGATGGATGGGGTGGGAGAAaagtaaccactctcaaattcatagacagagctatggatgcaaggactgtcCATCCGTGATATCAAAATAATAGTTTTaagcatgttttgaggctatacagtgtttgtttacatttattttgtttAAAAACATTGGCGTAACAAGCTTATATTGTGGGTCCTGAAGGGGTGcggcagttgaactaagctcatgaggcatttgtaaatgatattcttcaagaatcaatagaTATATATCATAAGTCCAGAAattgatgtagcaactgcagatttgCCCTTGAAGGTGAATGTAGTGGTTTGCATATGGATATTGTATAACATGTTCTTTGTTTTCTACAGGACATCGTGAATCATATTTTCAATGACATTGAGATCTTTATGGGCCAAGTCGCCGCTGCAGCAGCCAAAGccgagaagaagaaaaagagaaagaagaagaatAAGGATAAAGGTGTGTGTTTCTCCTTATTCCAAAGAAGGCTACACCAGTGGAGCCAGAGCTACCGTGTGGGTATACATTTAAAGGTATAAACCAAAGTAAGGATCTCCCACATTTTGTAACAAAGCAGAGGGCTCAGTATAGCTCTGCAATGACATTATTGGTTGACGGTTGGTGGGGGCGGTATGTTGggggcgggaggtcctgtataaacacaaactcagcTGCTCTGCTCTGTGAAGCACAAGAGGTATGAATACACTGATTTCTGCAGACACcggattgaccatgcagagcctttcaTTTGGAATAACCTTAACATGTATCTTGTCTCCCCCACCTGAACCCCTGGGGATATCCCATATTCAGGTGCAACATGGCAGTGGGGAAACTGATCTGAGGTTTTTGTATTTTGATGCAATTTGTTTGTTTTCTTAAATGTCCAAGGCATTAAAGGCATGCCACCAGCAGAGGAATTTGAAACCTGTCTCCAGAAAATCAAATGCGGGTTCAACCTTCTGGTGTGTATCAAAATATCTATAATATGTTGTGTTGCACACTCATGATGTAATACATGCTAGTCATTTAACCTGAGAGCTTAATCAAGTACCTTTGGTCTGTTCACTGTGACAGGGGAGCTCAATGGAAAGATTAGTCATCCCAGTGCTCCGGAATTTGTCCACTGCCTCTTCTCCACCCTGGCATTTGTAAGTTACTCCTACTGCTTACTCCATCTTTGTTTTCTACGCAGCTCTTGACCCACCCATGAACCATTTTCAAAGTAGTGTTTTGAACCAGCCTAAAATAATTGACAGTACATGATACATCTTCCTATCAATGAGTTCAGAATACTTGTTTCCCACCCTTAGTGGCAAGTGCTGCTGTAGAATCAACTGCTAAAACAGTTCAAACCCAGTTACCTGACCCCCTACCGCTACCCCCTCCCTTCTCCAGGTGGTGTCCCACAGCCCTGAGGAGCTTCCCCCCACCATCGTGGCGCCCCTACTGAAGCCCGAGTGTATCCGTCTGCTGAGTGAGGAGGCCACTCCTGAGGAGGACCAGCTGTGGCAGTCGCTGGGAGACGCCTGGAACGTCCCCAGGTGGGACACATGCATCACACCACTCACCAATGGGTATCTGGGAATGGGGAGTTACTGTCAGTCAGTGGTGCTCTGTGTACTTCCATACATTTTGACAAGGGCTCCCTGTATCCCTGATGTCTTAACAGTACAAAATGGCTAGAGGATGATGAGGACATCCCTACCTACACTCTGGAGTTCTATGATGGTTGGCAGCCCCTGGAGTTGACCCACTCTCTCCCAGGGAGAGAACCTGAGAGAAGGCAGCAGAGTCAGaaacagagtcagagtcagagtccGCGCTCCACCCCTGAAAAGGTATTTGCCCAGTGAGCTGCATCTTATAGTTCTGTACCGGCTGGGTAATTCCAATAAGGTTTTTTTCAATAAGTTCTTCCAAACTTTTCCCCTGTAGAGGTCGGCCCCATTCAAGCCTCCACCATCACGGTATGCATTATCAAAGTATTATATACAATTTAAAAGCCATGAAATGATTATGGATACATGCTGGTCTGTGTGCGTCTATAGATCTATGTATGTGTTTTCAGTCCAGATGAGCCAAACCCCAGATACATGCGTGTGATGTATGACTTCACGGCAAGGAACAACAGAGAGCTGAGCATCTCCAAGGGAGAGGTGGTTCAGGTGAGCCTACTCAACACTACTACATGTTAACAGTACTCTGAAGTCTGtctgcccgcccgcccgcccaaTAGGTTTTGACACAagagtgtgtacagtatgtgctcTGTGCATCCACAGCTACTGGACATGTCAAAGAAATGGTGGCGAGTAAGGAgcgacagaggagaggagggcttcaTACCCAACAATGTACTGGAGTCACAGGACAAGGAGCAGGAAAAGCAGGCAAGATACCCCAACACCCAGCAAAACTTCATACTGGAAAGCCTGCTGTGTATGCTCCATGTGTATGGAGTTTACTGTATGAGTATGTCATTATAGAGACCTTATCCTCCCTGTCAGGAAACCAGTGGTCCTCCCTCCCTAACCAAGAGGTCCAAGCCTGACCAAGTGAAGGCCTGGCTGGAGTATAAGGGCTTCAGTAAAATGTAAGAGCACTCAAACTCCCAATCACAATAGTTATAGCTTAGTGATCACTGTAGGCATACATGTCATTTACAACGACTGTAGTCAATCACAAGTGAGTATGAGAAATGACAGGATGAGTATTCTCTTTTCCcagatttgtaaaaatgtctccttcactttctctccttccttccctccctctctctgtctgtcagcacGGTGCGCTGTCTGGGTGTGCTGAGTGGCTCTATGCTCCTGGGGATGACGAGAGAAGAGCTGAAGATAGTGTGTCCTGAGGAGGGGGGGCGGGTCTTCTTCCAGCTCCAGAACATCAAGTCTGCCATGGCTGTAGGTCCCACACCACCATGGCTTTAACTGTACAACTGTTGATTTATATTCTTGTACATGACAGGTAACAAGCTGATTTCTAAATCCCAGTCCTATTCCTGACCTTGGTTTTTTTCTTTCCACTCCAGTTTGCCAGTGAGGTAAGGCCCATAGAGCCttaggaggggaggagacgggaggaCCAGAGAGTCACAAATGTGTCGGGACTTTTAAGTGTTATCCCTTTTCGCTGTGCAATAGAAAAATTCTGATtataactactgaaaacactgaGTAAGCTGAGTTTATTTAAAAGTATGTAGCGTGGAAGTATCAAAACTCTATATTTTTTTGTTCCATTTAATAATCCAATATTTAAAGAAagagtctctatatatatatatatatattctgtgtCAGCTGTTAACTTCAGCACTATATTTAACCATATGTATTCTATAAAACCAGTGTTGATGCCACTTGATTCTATGATTGATCTTGAGGATTTTTCTTGAGGAAGTCACCATTTCTACATGCATAAATTAATGTTAAGTGTTACAATACTTTTTCTGTATAGTATCGTGTTGTTGATGTAATGTAATCAACCCACATATATTTTACTTCGGTAGTGCTATGTATGTACACTTCAATGAGTAAATCACATTATATCAAATCAAGTGAGTCTCTATAATCTAAGCATGTATCTCAATGTTGGAACTGTCTatccacatacagtacagtaccagtcaaaggtttggacacacctgctcattccagggtttttctttgtttttaccattttctacattgtagaataacagtgaagacatcaaaactattatatggaatcatgtagtaaccaaaaaagtgttaaacaaatcaaaatatgttcaAAAGTgagtttgtggaatttctttccttcttcatgCGTTTGAGCAAGTTAGGGGTGATATACAGacgataaccctatttggtaaaagaccaagtacatattatgacaagaacagctcaaataagcacagagaaatgacagtccatcatgactttaagacataaagggcAGTAGCAAaatccatcaagcgctatgatgaaattggctatcaagaggaccgccacaggaaaagaagacccagagttacttctgctgcagaggatacctTCATtagaattaactgcacctcagattgcagtccaaataaatgcttcacagagtgcaagtaacagacacatctcaacatcagctgttaaatcaggccttcatggtcaaattgctgcaaagaaaccactactaaaggacaccaatgataAGAAGAATTGCTTAGGCcgagaaacatgagcaatggacattagactagtacaaatttgagatttttggttccaacctctgtgtctttacgagacgcagagtaggtgaacagatgatctctgcatgtgtggttcccaccatgaagcatggaggtgtgatggcGTGGGAGAGCTTTGCTGgtgactgtctgtgatttatttagaattcaaggcacacttaaccagcatggctaccacagcattctgcagcgatacggcatcccatctggtttgcgcttagtgggactatcatttgtttttcaacaggacaatgacccaacacacctccaggctgtgtaagggctatttgaccaaggatagtgatggagtgctgcattagataacttggcctacacaatcacccgacctcaacccaattgagatggtttgggatgagttggaccgcagagtgaaggataagcagccaacaagtgctcagcatatgtgggaactccttcaagactgttggaaaagcattccttatgaagctggttgagacaatttcaaaagtttgcaaagctgtcaaggcaaagggtagctactttgaagaatctaaaatatatttggatttgtttaacacttttttaagttgctacatgattacatatctgttatttcatcgttttgatgtcttattattcaacaatgtagaacatagtaaaaataaacaaaaacccttgaatgagtaggtgtccaaacttttgactgtaaaTCAACTATATTAGTTGACTAAATGAGTCAATAAACTGActccttaaagaaaaaaatatatgacACCAGACAACACATTAGATGAATAAACATGCTTTATTTCAATCATCAGACATTATACCATAGTCTGTAAAACATTGGCATTCATTTAAAGCCATGATAGTGACTACAGTAcactaagggctctattcaatccatgTTGCAGAAGTTCAGCgttacagcgtgattgaaatataaaggcaatgttagcggagactgcattcacagtaaacactgcatatgtcagctcaatctggaaattacctttaaattgcTATCGCGCAATCTGTAACACTTCAGCAATACAGATTGAACAGAGCCCTAAATCCAACAAATAAAAAGACAATGAAAACCATGTCAATATATAAAACGTGCAGAGAACCTTTCATGTAAAAACATGAAAATGTCTAATAAGGAAAACATGAATTGAGCacaaaatcacaagtgaaatctAATTGTTTGAATTCAACATTATGAAGTGAAAAGAATACTAGGCAATTCTTCAATGAGAAAATCGATTGAACAAAGAACTAAACTCGCAGTGTGATGATTGACTGATTAACTGGTTTGTGTTCTGTGATGACAACACAGTGTCTATTACTATTACCCAAGACTCTTTGCACTACTGAAACCCGTTGCAAGAGAACAGTATTTTGGACTCAAAACGGCATTGAACTTTGTGTGCTCTTTCGATTGGGACAGAATTACATGTCTGTCTTTAGTGAAGTTTGAGAATACACCGTATGGTCTCTGAGTTATGGTATGCTACAGTAGAACCAATAGGTTCCCTAGCATTGTATTTTATAAGCAAACAAAGGAACTAAACTGATTGTACAGATTGAGACCAACGACAGGAGTTGGTGAGGTTTGACAGAACAGATATGTGAACTCTGATGGACAATCTTTAATGGATGGATGGAAATGAAACGGTAAGGTCAACTGAACTGGAAACTGTGTCGTTGAGTCCCTTAGTGAGCCATACCTGGACCTGAAAATGGATGTCTGATCCTTTATCAACAATTACACACATCCTACTCCACACATGGAGACATAAACACTTAAATTATACATGCATCCTCTAATTCCCTGCAAAATACTATTTCAAAGAATCAAATCAAAAGCTATAGTAAATGGTTGTTGCTGTTATAAAAGCCTTGTTTTTATCAATCAAAGAGTAACAACGGTCCAGTCTATGGCTGTATGTTTGTGGGAAGGATTGCAATGTCTGAGTGGGTGTTTTGGTGGGAATGTATAGCCAAATTACATAGGCAGCTCTGGTTGAGATAAATGGCAGGGATGGATACCCAATATGGCTCTTGGTACTACCATTTCTGAAGACCCTTCCAAATTACTTCCTTCACTCGATACTCTATTGAGAGAGAACTACATGCTAAATTAAACCGAGTTCAACAGTCCTAACACAACAATCAACCAGAAAAACAAACAATGAAAATATCAAATAAGAAAATAATATACATGGttctttgtagctcagttggtagagaatgGCGCTTGTAAGGCCAAGGTAGTGGGTCTGATTCCTGTGACCACACATATGTAAaatgtaagtcactttggataaaagtccAATTGTAAAATTCTGTGAAAGTCGAGGCCAATAATTATGATAACAAAATAAATCTTTCAGCTTTAATAACCCCAGTTTATAATGATCTACAGCAACGAAACAAAGTTTGCAATCTAAATATTGATATACTCTTTATATAAACAGTTTATATCTCTATAGCCTTTAAGAAAAATACACTTTATATATTAAATTCAACTCTGAGGCTCACCCTATGTCCAACGCATGCCACCCCTTCACAGTGAAACACCTCACTGTTGAGGAGCTACAGATCAGCATCCCAGGATTGAGATTAATGCATACAATTTCTCATAAAATATCTGGTTTCTCAAATATTTAGGGtctattcaatcagatccgctttagCCGACATCCGCATAGCTGTTGTTTGACCGGTGTCAGAActgcgttagagctgtcaaatccacaagcggctCTTGGCATTATTGCTAAagtggacattgccattggctgcacggagtcacattaagagaaatcccatgcagccttgtttataagttagaacactggaatgtgagctGTAATCTACACCTTGATGATGATTTTCTATTTGTGcgtcattatttctatatagaCTACACTTTCTCGTTCTGAACTTAACGAGAGTGGAACgggtgtggcttcgtgacaatgataaagagcagctgctcaccgatttgacagctccaacgcAGTTCCACTTCCGATGCCAAAACATCAGCTAGCTGGGTGTCGGCTGTCGCCGGTTAACACTTGATCTGCTTGAATCTAGGCCTTCCTGTATATATCACGCTTCGATCTTAAGTTTTTTAAATGGCCTGGTAGATATAGTATGCAATGCATGGTGAACATTTACAACTTGGGCCCACTTATTCCACTGGAACAGTCTTGGCATCTAATAGGAGTGTACAATTAGAACAGTTATAACAATATCCAAGATGAATGCCCACAGTTTGAATCGGACATAGAAGAGGCTCTTTGTCTTTGGGCAAGATAATGGGGATAGGTGTGTACTTGTTTTGGTGACCATGACAACCATGGAGGTGGGGATGAGCTCATTTGTTCCCGATGACAACCATGCAAACATGTCCCTGCACGGTTTGAGCATTGGCATAGGGATGACAAGCTGAATGAGTTTGTTTTGCAGTACTCAAACTAACAACAATCATTCATACATGACAGTCGTTCAGCTTACTTGGATTCTCATGTGTTGCTTTTTCACGTTACATCTCACTTTAAACAGCTTTTCAGCCACTCCTGTTGCAGGC
Protein-coding sequences here:
- the LOC115143187 gene encoding epidermal growth factor receptor kinase substrate 8-like protein 3, whose protein sequence is MYSPYGLDSSSYAGSVQSVQSNGLSVDDRLSQISNLSRPSAKSIYMQRKEYADSITKMMNKFQYRVEHLFTSDLDGREVRDVNDCVERLKVLDGMGRVWGQDMVLEVRDGNLLLTDIETKEELESLALSSIMELKAVMDSCVYNSLLTATVKDHSKRTTSVFIFQCEDLRADFIKRDLERVLPHQRDDVNNHSNNSRSNLEVMAGHQIVRNLQNADPPTEQREWTPPEDPSAQWSAPDYDEDPTPVPTPTPPMPREEPLPPRKETPVQHLFMEEEPEPEPALVSPPRPYTETNRNVDIVNHIFNDIEIFMGQVAAAAAKAEKKKKRKKKNKDKGIKGMPPAEEFETCLQKIKCGFNLLGELNGKISHPSAPEFVHCLFSTLAFVVSHSPEELPPTIVAPLLKPECIRLLSEEATPEEDQLWQSLGDAWNVPSTKWLEDDEDIPTYTLEFYDGWQPLELTHSLPGREPERRQQSQKQSQSQSPRSTPEKRSAPFKPPPSRPDEPNPRYMRVMYDFTARNNRELSISKGEVVQLLDMSKKWWRVRSDRGEEGFIPNNVLESQDKEQEKQETSGPPSLTKRSKPDQVKAWLEYKGFSKITVRCLGVLSGSMLLGMTREELKIVCPEEGGRVFFQLQNIKSAMAFASEVRPIEP